In one bacterium genomic region, the following are encoded:
- a CDS encoding CHAP domain-containing protein codes for MNGGLLALNVVTGGNLKKQAALVLATMAIIVALPFAAVFSMGESVVSFLSGVPSLAAAESQGFYTGGPVEGDTYAWGNCTYWAFAMRLWAGYPIPTSWGNANTWDDRAIRDGYIVNHTPEVGAVFQTDNGEWGHVAYVASVNNQSGEWAISEMNFLGLNILSRRTFSADAASSYTFIHGKKGAASWSPLPISLP; via the coding sequence ATGAATGGAGGCCTGCTCGCACTGAATGTGGTGACGGGCGGGAATCTCAAGAAACAAGCAGCGTTAGTGCTCGCTACAATGGCCATTATTGTTGCCCTGCCATTTGCGGCCGTCTTTTCCATGGGCGAAAGCGTTGTATCGTTTTTGTCGGGCGTACCAAGCCTTGCAGCAGCTGAGTCACAAGGGTTCTATACTGGTGGGCCAGTTGAGGGTGATACCTATGCTTGGGGCAACTGTACATACTGGGCATTTGCTATGCGACTATGGGCAGGCTACCCGATACCAACCAGTTGGGGTAATGCCAACACTTGGGACGACCGAGCGATTCGTGATGGTTACATTGTAAATCATACGCCTGAAGTCGGTGCAGTATTTCAAACTGATAACGGTGAATGGGGGCATGTCGCGTACGTGGCTAGCGTAAATAATCAGTCTGGCGAATGGGCAATCTCTGAGATGAATTTTCTAGGGCTTAATATTCTAAGCAGACGAACATTCTCGGCAGACGCAGCCTCGTCGTATACCTTCATTCACGGCAAGAAAGGAGCAGCTTCGTGGAGCCCACTACCTATCTCGCTACCGTAG
- a CDS encoding ATP-binding protein gives MIINRLYLHRRTMVWLELTPPASISKTPESTTQLFSVIHGFRSARTLKEKLLRRTPALSFEIVSTKQEGIRFLVQVEARSANSLQKVIAAYIPEAKTKIVEHAADNPDLINEFTLERHFVLPLALSKAFEQHDPLSYITAAMTKLEDNERLSMQLIVQPIKLVEASRLSRRILGNEDILRRVSYGKLSPLAKVSELFSGAVLGATETIGEVYNGSTSSYYQNKSAKDATLQAQVQKRQRPARTLSAFELELMESMHQKVSQPLFQVDLRLIANSPHSKEQLTTLRSALDGYSVPQYQALRVKARLPLIQTYRTRLAALRLPNLTRKQSLVLSASEVSSLFHFPASHISKTDNLITSLSRTLPAPVSLKTNKKLSLYIGENHHHGITTPIGLTDAERQRHMYIVGGTGNGKTTLLLYSILQDINNGQGIAVIDPHGDLAETILHHIPKERMDDVIYMNPDDLAYPIGVNLLELTPGLEGDDLLREKDLITESTISVLRKIFSEDDSGGHRIEYVLRNTIQTALTMENPNLFTIFRLLNDNKYRREIVKKLDDVDLANFWKNELGKAGEFQKVKMVAGITAKIGRFLFSASAKRILEQDKSTIDFGDILDSGKILICNFSKGNLGEDTSALFGTTILAKLQVASLRRSRLKQTDRRPFYLYVDEFQNFATMSFVQMLSEARKYKLFLIMAEQSTSQQDQQRLVDIILANVGTVICFRSGSPADERYVLPLFYPYIEQGEIANLPAYNFYMRIAAISAQEPLSGETVVVEEAADEIVFKEVIRSSRKKYAKKVVAKTETKKTSAVPASKTADTKKQRVKNHRVRDRDKKPS, from the coding sequence ATGATAATCAATCGTCTTTACTTGCATCGTCGCACCATGGTATGGCTAGAACTAACGCCGCCGGCGTCTATATCTAAAACGCCTGAATCAACTACGCAGTTATTCTCGGTCATACATGGGTTTAGAAGCGCGAGAACGCTCAAAGAAAAATTACTTCGCAGAACACCTGCACTATCTTTTGAGATTGTTTCAACCAAACAAGAAGGTATCCGGTTCCTGGTGCAAGTTGAGGCGCGCAGTGCAAACTCACTACAAAAAGTAATTGCTGCATATATTCCAGAAGCAAAGACAAAGATAGTAGAGCATGCCGCAGACAATCCAGATCTTATTAATGAGTTTACGCTGGAACGCCACTTTGTCTTGCCACTTGCACTAAGCAAAGCGTTTGAGCAACATGATCCTTTGTCATACATTACTGCCGCCATGACTAAACTCGAAGATAATGAACGTCTTTCCATGCAACTTATTGTCCAGCCAATAAAGCTTGTTGAAGCGAGCAGACTTTCTCGTAGAATCTTGGGCAACGAAGATATTTTAAGGCGTGTATCTTACGGCAAGCTATCTCCACTCGCTAAAGTTAGTGAATTGTTTTCAGGTGCAGTGCTAGGTGCAACCGAAACGATTGGTGAAGTATACAATGGCTCAACCTCTAGTTATTACCAGAATAAGTCTGCAAAAGACGCCACCCTCCAGGCGCAAGTTCAAAAACGACAACGTCCTGCCAGAACTCTTAGTGCGTTTGAGCTTGAGCTCATGGAGTCTATGCATCAGAAAGTTTCTCAGCCCTTATTTCAGGTTGACTTGCGACTAATTGCTAACAGTCCTCACTCCAAAGAGCAACTTACCACCCTCCGATCGGCGCTTGATGGCTATTCTGTCCCACAGTACCAGGCGTTACGCGTTAAGGCACGATTGCCACTCATTCAAACCTACCGTACGCGACTTGCAGCCCTGCGGCTACCAAATCTAACCAGAAAACAGTCCTTAGTCCTGTCTGCTAGCGAGGTGTCGAGCCTGTTCCATTTTCCAGCCAGCCACATTAGTAAGACTGATAATCTTATTACTTCACTTAGTCGCACCCTCCCAGCTCCTGTTTCACTCAAAACAAACAAAAAACTATCGCTCTACATTGGTGAGAATCACCATCATGGAATAACTACGCCAATCGGACTTACCGATGCTGAACGGCAACGCCACATGTATATTGTCGGTGGTACAGGTAATGGTAAAACAACTCTGCTGCTTTACAGTATCTTGCAAGATATAAACAACGGCCAAGGCATTGCAGTGATTGATCCGCACGGGGACTTAGCAGAAACGATCTTACATCATATTCCAAAAGAGAGGATGGATGATGTTATCTACATGAACCCTGATGATCTCGCGTACCCGATTGGTGTGAACTTGCTTGAGCTAACGCCAGGACTTGAAGGGGACGATCTCCTGCGCGAAAAAGATCTTATCACTGAATCAACTATCTCAGTCCTACGTAAGATATTCTCGGAAGATGATTCGGGTGGTCACCGTATTGAGTACGTACTGCGTAATACCATCCAGACTGCACTCACGATGGAGAATCCTAATTTGTTCACCATCTTCCGACTTCTCAACGATAACAAGTATCGTCGAGAGATAGTAAAAAAACTAGATGACGTCGACCTGGCAAACTTTTGGAAGAACGAGCTTGGTAAAGCTGGTGAGTTTCAGAAAGTTAAGATGGTAGCAGGTATTACCGCCAAGATCGGTCGTTTCCTGTTTTCGGCATCCGCCAAACGAATACTAGAACAGGATAAGTCCACGATTGATTTTGGTGACATCCTCGATTCCGGCAAGATCCTCATATGTAATTTCTCAAAGGGCAATTTAGGCGAAGATACTTCAGCACTATTTGGCACTACAATCCTTGCCAAACTTCAAGTCGCTTCGCTGAGACGTTCACGGCTCAAGCAAACCGATCGTCGACCATTCTACCTATATGTCGATGAGTTCCAAAACTTCGCCACGATGAGCTTTGTACAGATGCTCAGTGAAGCTCGTAAGTATAAGTTGTTCCTTATCATGGCAGAGCAATCTACTAGCCAGCAGGATCAACAAAGATTAGTAGACATTATTCTTGCTAACGTGGGTACAGTTATTTGTTTCCGTTCTGGTAGTCCGGCTGACGAACGGTATGTATTGCCACTGTTCTATCCGTACATTGAACAGGGAGAGATTGCTAACTTACCAGCCTATAACTTCTATATGCGTATCGCCGCTATAAGCGCCCAGGAACCACTGTCTGGTGAGACAGTGGTAGTAGAGGAAGCGGCGGATGAAATCGTGTTTAAAGAGGTTATCCGCTCTTCACGAAAGAAGTACGCTAAGAAGG